Part of the Phacochoerus africanus isolate WHEZ1 chromosome 8, ROS_Pafr_v1, whole genome shotgun sequence genome is shown below.
TCGCCTCCCAATCAATCATACCCTGGGAGCCACAGGGAGAACTTGTGTTTGGGCCACCGTATGTGGTTGGGCTGGTCGTTCCCAGGGGCTCTCGGCCAAGGTGTGAGCAGCATCTGGAATCCAGTCCACCGCCTCTGCTCATCAAGCCGTGTGCGGCTGCAGTCACCCCAAGGAAGGGCTTCCTTAACTCTTTCATATCAAGCAGCCATAGTGAATGTTTCAGCTGCTGCGGAGTCTTCTCTGTTTTTTGTGTAGTCACTTGGACCAGCTTTCCTGTGACGTTGATGTTATTATTACTCCTGTCATCGTCCTCATCCCTAATTTAGGAATCGGACACTGGGACTAAGTAGTAGCAGGTTGGAAGTGCCAGTATGCGAATAGTGCTGGTCTGATCCCAGAGCCTCTACAGCCAAACCAGCTCTGTTCTCCCCTCCTTCAAGCAGATCCTCTGGCTTCAGAATCATTTCTCGGTCCTTTATCCCTAACTCTCAAGATCTCATTTCTCTTGGTtaaattttgttgctgttgttaaagtatagttgatttacagtgttgggccaatttctgctgtacagcaaagtgacccagtcctacatattagatctcatttctctttctgtgaagcCTCAGCCTCccatctgtttgtttatttttttctttagacacAGCAGAGAGAGAAGATACTGAAATCTGGCTCTGGTGTAAGGGCCAGATTCAAGTTCCAGCCCTGCCTCTCGACCTCcccaagcctcagcttccttatctgttACGTGGGAACAACAgtcatcattgtcatcatgtATTGAGAACTTGCTACAATGCCAGGTACAAGGCCAAGAGCATTGCATCATCAGCTCATTTATCCCCCGCAGTAACCCTGTGACTGACACTCTTTTTTGCCTCTCCTTGTGATAGCTGAGAAGAGGCACAGAGACGTTGGTGACTGGACAGGAGTCACACGACTATGACACCGGTAGCTTCTTCACAGGTGTGTGGCAGGTGCCTCATGAAACAAAACGTTCAAGTGCTTCTCAAGGTCTCTAACATGTGCTTTGAGTGCTTATTTCATGTGAAACATTGccgtttttgttgtttttatcattacaataattactatagctttttagCCTAAATGTATTGATTACCTAACTTACTGTCAAATCACAAgattttattaacttttcttCATGGTAAGagtctttttaaggccccactGTTAACACAGTCAAGTTGGAaagatcttttgtcttttaaaaaacagtcaTCCAAAATgtcaaattcaggagttcccgtcttggctcagcagaaatgaatctgactagcatccatgagggagcaggttcgatccctggcctcactcagtgggttaaagatcttgcgttactgtggctctcgtataggctggcagctacagctctgattcgacttcagcccctagcctgggaacctccatatgccacaggtgtggtcttaaaaaacaaaacaaaacaaaagtcagatTCATAGAGAGAGTGGAATTGTGGTTATCAGGGGCCAACAGGAGGGGAAGTGGAGAGTtcttatttaatgggtacagagtctAAGTTTGGGATGGTGAAAAAGTCCTGGAGATGGATAGTggcgatggttgcacaacagtctGAAGGCAATTGACTCTTAATGAGCTCTCCCCCTCAAAAATGGttataatggaaaattttaagttatatatacatttacaaggaaaaaaaattcatcaaagtaATCTTAAATATTACTGCAAAGGCATCAAGATTAATGTGACAAACTAAGAGAGAGGAGCAGATGTTTCTGAGGTTAAAggtgatttttggagttcccattgtggctcagcaggttgaggacctgacgttgtttctgtgaggatgcaggttcgatccttcgccttgctcagtgggttaaagatccagtgttgccacaagctgtggtgtaggtcacagatgcagctcagatccagtgttgctgtggctgtgatgtaggctggcagctgcagctctaattcaaccccctggccaggaaacttccagatgccccAGGTAcggctttaaaaaggaaaaaaaaaataaaggtgatttTTATACAACAAAGCAACAACCTCTTAAGCCTCCATTGAAGCTATTTATGAAGACaggttctatttttttatttttatttttaattttttgggtacGCCTGctgcatacaaaagttcccaggcaagggactgaaccagagccacaggtaAACtccaagcaatgctggatccttaacctgctgagccaccagtgaactccaagGTCAGGTTTTACGTTTCTGAATATTGCCTgcatttctgcagagaaatacCCTGAAGGTGTTCTTTGAGCTTTCTGCCTATCCGTTTAATTCTTACAACAGTCCTATGAGCTAGACATTGTTAATCCctgcatttcacagatgggagAACTGAGGGACAGAGATATTAAGAATTTATCTAAGATTTCACAGCTGATATATAGTGGTCCCGTGAACCTGGACATTTGGCTCCAgagattactcttttttttttttttttggtctctttgccatttcttgggcggctcccgtggcatatggaggttcccaggctaggggtcgaattggagctgtagccactggcctacgccagagccacagcaatgtgggatccgagccgcatctgcgaactagaacacagctcacggcaacgccggatccttaacccgctgagcaaggccagggatcgaacctgcaacctcatcgttcctagtcagattcgttaaccactgagccgcaacgggaactccgagattacTCTCTTAACGTAggtactctctctttttttttttttagggccccacccgcagcatatggaagttcccaggctaggggtcaaatcggagctacagctgctggccacagccacagccacagccacagccacagaaatgtgggatatgagtcacgtctgcagcctacaccacagctcagggcagtgtcggatccttaacccactgagcgatgccagggatcgaacccatatcctcatggttcctagttgggttcattaaccactgagccacgacaggaactcccttttttttttttttgtatatctttttgccatttcttgggctgctcccacagcatatggaggttcccaggctaggggtcgaatcggaactgtagctgccaagcctacgccgcagccacagcaactcgggatcaaagctgcgtctgcaacccacaccacagctcacggcaacgccggatccttaacccactgagctaggccagggatcgaacccgcaacctcatggttcctagtcggattcattaaccgctgagccatgacaggatgggaactcccttaacctGGGTGCTTTCAATTTCCACACTCCCTAGAATCAGAATCATATCCTGAAGCCTTTGCAGACTTATAACGGAGCCACCATGTGTGGCTGGGCGGATCAGTCATTGCACAGGGGCTCCTGGCGGAAGGGGTGAGTGGCATCTGGAATCCAGCCCAGGCTTTGCCCATCAGGCCACCTGAGGGAGGGGCTGCTGTTTCGAATGAAGCCACCGTGTGGGTTGGTGCCACCCTCCGCCAGACTCTGACagccttcttctccttcccccgTTGTGCCTTCCCAAGACTCAGCGCGTCCCCAGAAGGAGGAGAACAAAATGACCAAGTTCAAGGTGAGTTGGGCTTGCCTTTCTAGGCTTTAAATTGTTACCTTATTTCTCAGTGAGTAGACACATCCTGGTTCGCCTTTGGGGAACCTCTTCTTATGCCAGTGATCACTACTTTGTTATTTTCGTGtagtttcatttttgttcttctcttgCCTTTTGTAATTTCACAAATAAGAGTAGAATAGAAAGTCGATTGCAGTGAAAAAAATCCCCCACTttactattctttttcttacaaaccaactgtcttcattttcccatactctttttttttttttttttggtcttttgtccttttagggccgcacccacagcatatggaggttcccaggccaggagtctaattgaagctgtagccaccggcctacgccagagccatagcaacgagggatccttaacccactgagcgaggccaaggatcaaacccgcaacctcagggtccctagtcggatttgtttccgctgcgccacggtgggaactcctcctgtacTCTTTACTTCATATGTATTCATAGCTGTAGATCTGTAATCACTGGAGTAGAGTTTAAATTCTCAAATTATaccttttataattaatattatattccccacatcttttcttattttgttttacttttaaatttttgttttctttttttggccacctggtgGGATATGTAGTTCctgcggccagggatcagatccgagccatggtTGCAACCTATGCACAgccgtggcagtgctggatccttaacccactgtgccaggctggggattgaacctgcatgccattgccccacagcagaaactccatgttattttaattttttttttgtcttttttttttgtggttgttgttgttgctatttcttgggccgcacccgcggcatatggaggttcccaggccaggggtcgaatcggagctgtagccaccggcctacgccagagccacagcaacgcgggatccgagccgcatctgcaacctacaccacagctcacagcaacgccagatcgttaacccactgagcaagggcagggaccgaacccgcaacctcatggctcctagtcggattcattaaccactgcgccacagcgggaactcctgttattttaatttttaattgaagtacagttgatttccaatgttgggataatttctgctCAACAGCAGAATGAGTTATATGTGCAtgcttttttatgttcttttccattgtggcttatcataggatattgaacatagttccctgtcctgttctgtaggattttgttgttgtttgtccatCCTATATAtcatagtttgcatttactagctccaaactcccagtccatccttccccagcccctcctaccccttggcaactgcaagtctgttctctatgtctgtgcatctgttcctattttgtagataacttcatttgtgtcatattttagataccacatgtaCATGATATCATGTGTATCATATGATATGCCCCACATCTTTAATGGCGACATCATATTCCCTTGAATTtttgtactgtgtgtgtgtgtgtgtatgtgtgtgtgtttgcttgctTATGTCTCATAACTTTTACCCATTCATGGATATTTAGGTAGTttacagtttttacttttttaaaaaacattgcaggagttcccttcatggtgcagaggaaacgaatccgactaggttgcaggttcaatccctggcctcgctcagtgggttaaggatccagcgttgccgtgagctgtggtgtaggttgcagatgcaactctgatctggtgttgctgtggctgtagtgtaggccagcagctgtagctccaatttgactcctagcctgggaacttccatataccatggatgcagctctaaaaagcaaaaaaaaaaaaattaaaataaaataaagtaaaataaaaaacattgtaGTAACAGTTTTCCTAATACAACCACTTTCCTCAAAAAGGAATTTGGAAGAGTTCGCCATTCTTTGGTCTAATGTTCTAAGAACTCTAAATTGAAAAAGTAGGTTTGATGTGCGGTACCTTGGGTATTTTGTGTACAGAATATTCAGATATAGCAGTACACCAGCATCTCTCTGATGCTTCACACAGAAGAAATATTAGATATTTTCACATAAGAAGGCTAGATTGTCTCTTACTCGTGTCTGAGTTATATCATgtgcttgttttatttatatttatttacacattaattttattaaagtaatacacataatttaaaaagtacaagaggatggagttcctattgtggctcagaggtaacgaaccctagtatccatgagggtacaggttccatccctggctttgcccagtgtaaggatccggcattgccttgagctgttgtgtaggttgcagacgcggcttggatctggtattgctgtggctgtggtgtaggccagcagctacagctccaattctaccctagcctgggaacctccatatgccacgggtgcagccctaaaaaaggacacccccccaaaaaaagagagagacaaaagaaaaattaagacaatatTGAATCCATGTAATTCTTCCATCACAGGCAATTTTGCCCACAGgcatatttgaaaacatttttggtGTCACAGCTTGGGGCACTACTGCCATCTAGTGGTAGAAGCCAGAGATACTGCCCAACATCCTGCTTTGTACCCAACAGCCCCCACTGtgaagaattatctggccccacATGTCAATAGTGCCAAAGATGAGAACCTGTGCTGAACGCAAAGCTGTGggtgaaatatttataatatacatgCTAAAACCAAGCAAAAGCTTGGAgtacccttgtggctcagcaagttaaggatccagtgttgtcgatGATATGGtgcaggtttaacccctggctgaggaatttccacgtgcctcagtcacaaccaaaaaaaaaaaaaaaaccaaaaacaaacaaacaaaaaaacccttaatatCTCCAATAGGAATGTCACAGTATCCTCAGATAAAAACCCAATTGGAATATGAGCAAAGAACATTAACAGGAAAGgttctgaagaagaaaataaagatggctAGTAAGTATGTCAAAATGTGATGAgcttattaattttcaaataagtaCAAATAATCCAAGTAAGTTATTTTTTACTGATAAGATTGCCTAGGATTTTAAAAGATGGTTACATTCAATGAGTATAGTAAGGGAGACTCAGAGATACTTATGTTCTCCTAGAGGAAGGATAAAATAGGGAAAGAGGTGAAAGAAAATCTGTTGTACACGATAATTTTGAAAGCATATTctggagtggctcagtggttaatgaatctgactaggaaccatgaggttgcaggtttgatccctggcctcactcagtaggttaaggatccggcgttgctgtgagctgtggtgttggtggcagacacggcttggatcccacgttgctgtggctgtggagtaggccagaggctacaggtccgattagagccccagcctcggaacctccatatgccatgggtgtggccatagaaaagacaaaaaaaaacacacccccacccacacacacaaaagaaagaaagcatattCTTTGACGTTGCAGTTTCCACTGTTTAGAAATTTTAtcctaaaaaataattatatgaggAGTTAATATCTATATAGAAGGTTGTTCTTTTCAGCctttatgaaaagaaagaaatctaaaacaTAAATGCATTATCGGGCGTGTTTAATATACAGTATTACAACATTATGGTAAAACTGACTCTGGTCTCTTCAAATCTGGAACCACTTCATACACAGCCTCCCCACTACTCTCAGAGCTGCCCTTCCGCCAGGAGACCTCTGTTGCAAGATTCAGGTggagtgtttttggttttgtaggAGGCAGTGACCTTCAAGGACGTGGCCGTGGTCTTCacggaggaggagctggggctgctggACCTCGCCCAGAGGAAGCTGTACCAGGAAGTGATGCTGGAGAACTTCCAGAACCTGGTCTCCGTGGGTGAGAATGGGTGCCCTGTGACTGAACGCCAGCCCCCTGCAGTATTTATGTGTCCTTGGATGTGCAGGGCCCTGGAGCTCTTGAACTGGtttccagttttctcatcagCATAAGATACAGAGATGGCATTTTTCTAGTCTTTCTCCCCTGACCACAGTCAGTTTATAAATGAGCTGTAAATTGACCCCATGATTGCTGTCCAGTTTTAGCCCTTTAAAATTGTGTTGTCTCCAGTTAGTGGGTCATGACATTCATGAGGGAGTTGTATtggcattttctgtttttctttttaggagtgcacctgtggtgtatggaagttcccaggtttggggtcaaatcagagctgcagctgccagcccatgccactgagcaaggcagggatcaaacccgcatcctcatgaatgctagtcaggttcatttctgctgagctgcaatggcaACTCCCttggcattttttaaatgaaataaatgtgggTAGAAAATATGCCCTGTTGCCAAGAATAGTGTGAGAAATGGTGGAGAGGATGTAATGctagaaaaatagacatttttcccccAGGAACTTACATCTACACATCCTCAGGTTTTGCATAAAATGTATTTCCTCCCACAAGCTGTAATTAAAAGTTGAGAAAACACCAACTTTGAAGTCCCGAAGATGATGCTATGGGAACCACAATTTTTAATAACTTGGGCCTCTAATGTATTCATTTGAAATGTTTGTCCTTGCCTTTTCACAGGGCGTCACTCCTTCACACCAGATATAATATCCCaggtggagagagaagaaaagctttGGATGATCAAGTCAGCAACCCCGAGCTATTGCTCCTCAGGTGAGGGCCGTGCCACTCTGAGTCTGTCCTGCTTCTTGTCGCCTGCACAGCTATGACTCTGGTCCACGTCAGTGCCTAAACTGTGGATTTCTGTCCCAATCTTCATACTGCTCTCTCATCTGCTTTGCTTGTTTACAGATAATTCTCTCCTCAAAGTGATTCTTTTCAATTCAGATCTTGTTTCTCTCTTCAGAACCTCTTGTAGCTTCTTACTGATTGAGAATAAAATTTAGGCACTTGAAGTGGCTTATAATGTCCCGTATTCCCATCAGTGTTATAGCCTGCTTACAAAAACAAGTCTTTCTCTGGCAGGTCTATATATTGACTCCTACTTGAAAAGTGGGAAATTTTACATGTATGGAAAGAGTACAAAAATTTCAGAAGTGgtggtccctggtggcctagcggttaaggatccagcattgtcactgctgtgacacgggtttgatccctgacccaagaacttctgtatgtcatgggcgcagccaaaaaagcaAATTTCAGAAGCAGCCAATCCATAGGCCCCATGACCATTTCTAtaccttggcttttttttcccctcccaagTGGTTCTCGCTGTGACTTCGTGATCATAATGATCTTCTCATCAGCAACATCCCCTGCATCTAGTGAAGCCTTTCAGCTTCCCAACGACATTGCTGTATCCAgttccttctcctccccaccccaccttttttttttttcttttttggccacccctgcagcatatggagttccaaagccagggatcagatctgacccagagctgcagttgtgacctaaactgcagctgcagcaacaccagatccttaacccactgtgccaggccagggattgaacctacatcccagggctccagagatgccaccaatcccattgcaccacagtgggaactccatcttccttCTTACTTTACAAAACTCTTCTACTTCCCCACTgcgcccccccctttttttctggctgtggcatgcagaagttcccaggccaaggatcaaacccaagccatagcagtgacagcactgggtccttaactgtcaggccaccagggaactccagaaagctctTTTACTTTTGTAATGTGGCTCAGACTCTCAGAAGGAAGTCAAACTGggatttatttatacattcaacatatatttattgatcacTATGTCAGACAGTGTTCTGGGAGTGGTGATAAAGCCATGAACAATACGAAGTGCTTATCCTCGTGGAGACTGCATTGAAGTGGGAGAAGACATAAAGCGAAACAGATCAAGGGCATTTATAGTATGCTGGTGGGAATATGTGCTGTGTGAAAAGAAAACAGGGTAAGGTGAATGGAGATTGCCTGGACTATGGAATGGATAGCGAGAATTTACTACAAGATATTGGTGGTAAAAGAGGCCTCACTGATAAGGTGTTATTCGAAGAGGGCACCCGAAAAGAAGTTAATCGCAAGCTATATGGCTAATCAGTGAAACAGAGTTCCAGGGAGGACATAACTTTTCCTGTCCCATACTACTTTGAGAATCAGTCCTGTGCCCTGTTTATTTCCTCCTCGCAAGTTCTTACTCTGTTGTAAAAATTACCTTCtaatttttcactctttctttttccccttagaGGTTGTAGGAACTTTATTGCTATGAAGTTTTAGAATAATGTATGTTATTGCAGTAAACCTCTCCACTCATCTTTCTTCCTGAAGACAGGAAGCAAAGGACCACTCTTTGCTTTACTGTGAATGTTAGGCCCTTAGGTAGTAAGGTTATTTTCTCCCAAACATGTTATCTTTCCAACCTATCCGGTGCCTCAAAGTCTCCTAACATTGGGATAAACttccaataaaataaagcaaaggttTTCCAACATTGCCTGGGGACATCTCTCAATACTTTATCTGTAAGGATCTTTCTAGGCATTTTGGTCAGATGTGCATGCAATAGGCAGAATTATCTGGCAGCTATTTATCGGATACCTACTACAGCAAAGAAGATAAGGCTTTTAGCAAGATGAAGCATCATCTTCATAAAATATTCCCTAGGAGGTATTTTCTTGCTTAGTAGCCACCAAATTTCTAACTTGTATTTCACCTATGAAACTTAGGATTTTAAATGGACCCCATTGCTGTGAGGTAAAGGGGACCCTGGTGGACTACCTCTTGGTTTCTGGAGGGGCATGTAAATCAGAGAACATGACACataatgttaaagaaaaacataagcttTTCTTGGTTCAATAAAGTTTTTGGACGTGGGCCCAAGTTTATAACCTTGACATCTCTGCAGAGTATGAACATGTCTCATCTCTAAATTCTGTCCTTTTAGGAGATAAGAATCTCAATGGCATGGAGACCCTTCAGGAAATTGGATTAAGGTATCTGCCACATGAAGAGCTTTTCTGCTCACAAATCTGGCAACAGGTTGTAAAGGAATTAGCCAGGTGTCGAGATTCCCTgggaaatattaaaggaactggCTCTCAGTTGGAGAAACAAGGTGACGTGCTCTATAAAGATGAGTTTGATAAAGACTTTAATCGGAGTTCACACCTTCAAGTTCACCACAGAGACCACACTagaaaaaaaccctccaaaggGGCAGAGTGTGAGAAGGGTTTCATTAGGGGCTCTCAACTTCAAATTCACCACACAGCCCCTGTAGGAGAGAAGCCCTATAAATGTGAAAAGTGTGGAAATACCTTCCGTCGGCTTTCAAGTCTTCAAGCCCATCAGAGAGTCCACAGTAGAGTGAAACTGAACAAATATGACACATCATGTAAGGGTTTCAGTCAGAGATCATATCTTCGTCGTCATCAGAGAGTCCCCAGTGGAGAGAGTCCACACAGATATGAGGAATGTGGGAAGAATGTTGGGAAAAACGCACATTTTCAAGCTTCTCTGATAGTCCACATGCTagagaaaccctataaatgtGAGGAGTGTGGGCTGGGCTTCAGTCAGCGCTCCTATCTTCATGTCCATCAGAGAGTCCATGTGGGAAAGAAACCTTATAAATGTGAAGAGTGTGGAAAGGGCTTCACTTGGCGTTCACGCCTACAGGCTCATCAGCGAatccacactggggagaaaccATACAAATGTGATGCATGTGGCAAGGGCTTTAGTTACAGCTCACACCTTAACATTCATTGTAGAATCCACACAGGTGAGAAGCCCTATAAATGTGAGGAGTGTGGGAAAGGCTTCAGTGTGGGTTCCCACCTTCAAGCCCATCAGATAagccacactggagagaaaccataCAAGTGTGAGGAGTGTGGGAAAGGCTTCTGTCGGGCCTCAAATCTTCTGGACCATCAGAGAGGTCATAGTGGTGAGAAACCATATCAATGTGATGCCTGTGGAAAGGGCTTCAGTCGTAGCTCAGATTTTAACATTCATTTCAGAGTCCACACGggagagaaaccctataaatgtGAGGAGTGTGGGAAAGGTTTTAGTCAGGCCTCAAATCTTCTAGCCCATCAAAGAGGCCACACCGGAGAAAAACCATACAAATGTGGTACATGTGGGAAGGG
Proteins encoded:
- the ZNF45 gene encoding zinc finger protein 45 isoform X1 codes for the protein MTPVASSQEAVTFKDVAVVFTEEELGLLDLAQRKLYQEVMLENFQNLVSVGRHSFTPDIISQVEREEKLWMIKSATPSYCSSGDKNLNGMETLQEIGLRYLPHEELFCSQIWQQVVKELARCRDSLGNIKGTGSQLEKQGDVLYKDEFDKDFNRSSHLQVHHRDHTRKKPSKGAECEKGFIRGSQLQIHHTAPVGEKPYKCEKCGNTFRRLSSLQAHQRVHSRVKLNKYDTSCKGFSQRSYLRRHQRVPSGESPHRYEECGKNVGKNAHFQASLIVHMLEKPYKCEECGLGFSQRSYLHVHQRVHVGKKPYKCEECGKGFTWRSRLQAHQRIHTGEKPYKCDACGKGFSYSSHLNIHCRIHTGEKPYKCEECGKGFSVGSHLQAHQISHTGEKPYKCEECGKGFCRASNLLDHQRGHSGEKPYQCDACGKGFSRSSDFNIHFRVHTGEKPYKCEECGKGFSQASNLLAHQRGHTGEKPYKCGTCGKGFSRSSDLNVHCRIHTGEKPYKCEKCGKAFSQFSSLQVHQRVHTGEKPYQCAECGKGFSVGSQLQAHQRCHTGEKPYQCEECGKGFCRASNFLAHRGVHTGEKPYRCDVCGKRFRQRSYLQAHQRVHTGEKPYKCEECGKVFSWSSYLQAHQRVHTGEKPYKCEECGKGFSWSSSLIIHQRVHAGDEGDKDFPSSENAYGKEAL
- the ZNF45 gene encoding zinc finger protein 45 isoform X2, whose translation is MTKFKEAVTFKDVAVVFTEEELGLLDLAQRKLYQEVMLENFQNLVSVGRHSFTPDIISQVEREEKLWMIKSATPSYCSSGDKNLNGMETLQEIGLRYLPHEELFCSQIWQQVVKELARCRDSLGNIKGTGSQLEKQGDVLYKDEFDKDFNRSSHLQVHHRDHTRKKPSKGAECEKGFIRGSQLQIHHTAPVGEKPYKCEKCGNTFRRLSSLQAHQRVHSRVKLNKYDTSCKGFSQRSYLRRHQRVPSGESPHRYEECGKNVGKNAHFQASLIVHMLEKPYKCEECGLGFSQRSYLHVHQRVHVGKKPYKCEECGKGFTWRSRLQAHQRIHTGEKPYKCDACGKGFSYSSHLNIHCRIHTGEKPYKCEECGKGFSVGSHLQAHQISHTGEKPYKCEECGKGFCRASNLLDHQRGHSGEKPYQCDACGKGFSRSSDFNIHFRVHTGEKPYKCEECGKGFSQASNLLAHQRGHTGEKPYKCGTCGKGFSRSSDLNVHCRIHTGEKPYKCEKCGKAFSQFSSLQVHQRVHTGEKPYQCAECGKGFSVGSQLQAHQRCHTGEKPYQCEECGKGFCRASNFLAHRGVHTGEKPYRCDVCGKRFRQRSYLQAHQRVHTGEKPYKCEECGKVFSWSSYLQAHQRVHTGEKPYKCEECGKGFSWSSSLIIHQRVHAGDEGDKDFPSSENAYGKEAL